The Pseudomonas sp. SCB32 DNA window TTACAGGCTCCGCGCGATCACCAGCCGCTGCACGTCGCTGGTGCCTTCGTATATCTGGCACACGCGCACGTCGCGGTAGATGCGTTCCACCGGGTAGTCCTGCAGGTAGCCATAACCACCCAGGGTCTGGATCGCCGCGGAGCACACGCGCTCGGCCATTTCCGAGGCGAACAGCTTGGCCATGGAGGCTTCGGTCAGGCACGGCAGGCCGGCTTCGCGCAGGCTGGCGGCGTGGTGGACCATCTGCCGGGCCACGGCAATCTCGGTGGCCATGTCGCTGAGGCGGAAGGCCACGGCCTGATGCTGGATGATCGGCTTGCCGAAGGTCTCACGCTCGTGGGCATAGTCGCGGGCGTACTCGAAGGCCGCGCGGGCCATGCCGACCGCTTGCGAGGCAATGCCGATGCGCCCGCCTTCCAGGTTCGCCAGGGCAATGGCGTAACCCTGCCCCTCCTCGCCCAACCGGTAGCTGGCCGGGATGCGCACGTCATCGAAGGCGATCTGGCAGGTATCCGAGGCGTGCTGGCCGAGCTTGTCCTCGACACGCACCACGCGGTAGCCGGGCGTGTCAGTGGGCACGATGAAGGCGCTGATGCCCTTCTTGCCCGCCGCCGCATCGGTCACCGCAAAGACGATCACCAGGCCGGCATGTTTGCCGGAGGTGATGAACTGCTTGCTGCCGTTCAACACGTAGTGGTTGCCGTCGCGGCGCGCGCGGGTCTTCAGGAAGCTGGCGTCGGAGCCGGCCTGGGGCTCGGTCAGGGCGAAGGCGCCGATCATCTCGCCACGGGCCAGGGGCATCAGGAACTGGCGCTTCTGCTCGTCATTGCCGAACTTGGCGATGGGCATGCAGCCCACCGAGTTGTGCACGCTCATGATGGTCGAGCAGGCGCCGTCACCGGCGGCGATCTCTTCCAGCGCCATGGCGTAGGCCAGGTGGCCGGTCTGCGCGCCGCCCCACTCCTCTGCCACCAGCATGCCGAGGAAGCCGAGGTCGGCCATTTCCTTCAGCGCTTCGGCGGGAAAGCGGTGCTCACGATCCCATTCGGCGGCGAAGGGTTTCAGGCGCTCCTGGGCGAACTGGCGGGCAACGTCGCGGATCTGGATGTCTTCTTCACTGGGAATCATTCTTCGCTCCTTACGCCAGACGCTCGACCGCAATGGCCGTGGCTTCGCCGCCGCCGATGCACACCGCGGCCACGCCGCGCTTGAGGTCGTACTGTTTGAGCGCCGACAGCAGGGTCACGATGATCCGCGCACCGGAGGCGCCGATCGGGTGGCCCAA harbors:
- a CDS encoding acyl-CoA dehydrogenase family protein, with the protein product MIPSEEDIQIRDVARQFAQERLKPFAAEWDREHRFPAEALKEMADLGFLGMLVAEEWGGAQTGHLAYAMALEEIAAGDGACSTIMSVHNSVGCMPIAKFGNDEQKRQFLMPLARGEMIGAFALTEPQAGSDASFLKTRARRDGNHYVLNGSKQFITSGKHAGLVIVFAVTDAAAGKKGISAFIVPTDTPGYRVVRVEDKLGQHASDTCQIAFDDVRIPASYRLGEEGQGYAIALANLEGGRIGIASQAVGMARAAFEYARDYAHERETFGKPIIQHQAVAFRLSDMATEIAVARQMVHHAASLREAGLPCLTEASMAKLFASEMAERVCSAAIQTLGGYGYLQDYPVERIYRDVRVCQIYEGTSDVQRLVIARSL